Proteins encoded in a region of the Paenibacillus sp. E222 genome:
- a CDS encoding GNAT family N-acetyltransferase: protein MFEIVDIRQKPDMLQTAVHYFWKQWGSESSYHFYRDCIERSVETESDVPRFYVLLDGDRIVGGYALLRSDLNSRQDLFPWFACLHVDPEYRGKNLGGQLQNHAINEVKTKGYDKLYLCTDLTDYYEKNNWAYIGNGYLLDDEETRIYEHQI from the coding sequence ATGTTTGAGATTGTTGATATTCGGCAAAAGCCGGACATGCTGCAGACAGCTGTACATTATTTTTGGAAGCAGTGGGGCTCGGAATCAAGTTATCATTTTTACCGGGATTGCATAGAGCGTTCCGTGGAAACCGAGAGTGATGTACCCCGATTTTATGTACTGTTGGATGGAGACAGGATTGTTGGAGGATATGCTCTGTTACGAAGTGATTTGAATAGTCGGCAGGATCTGTTCCCGTGGTTTGCCTGCCTTCATGTTGATCCAGAATACCGAGGCAAGAACCTGGGTGGGCAACTACAGAATCATGCGATTAATGAGGTGAAGACGAAGGGCTACGACAAGTTGTATTTATGTACGGATTTGACGGACTATTATGAAAAAAATAACTGGGCGTATATCGGTAATGGATATTTGCTCGATGATGAAGAGACTCGGATCTATGAACATCAAATTTGA
- a CDS encoding GNAT family N-acetyltransferase, whose translation MKPFPEIETDRLYIRQLTLADRESVFKHFADPEIARFMDIEPCRDVKEAEEIIQFHMDDSGCRYGLFNKVNNHFLGTVGFHCWAKSEPSSAELGFDLSRSYWGQGLMQEALIEIIKIGWDVMNLDFIEATVEQANIRSQNLLVKMHFSKADELKGDLFYYTLNKEEFIL comes from the coding sequence ATGAAACCTTTTCCCGAAATAGAAACTGACCGATTGTATATTAGACAGCTGACTTTGGCGGATCGTGAGTCTGTATTCAAGCATTTTGCTGATCCAGAGATAGCTCGATTTATGGATATTGAGCCTTGCCGTGACGTAAAAGAAGCAGAAGAAATCATACAATTTCATATGGATGATTCAGGTTGCAGGTATGGTCTGTTCAATAAAGTAAATAATCATTTCCTCGGTACAGTCGGATTTCACTGCTGGGCCAAAAGCGAACCGTCAAGCGCGGAGCTTGGATTTGATTTATCCCGTTCCTATTGGGGGCAAGGTTTAATGCAAGAAGCTTTAATCGAAATCATCAAAATTGGTTGGGATGTTATGAATCTTGATTTTATTGAAGCCACAGTAGAGCAGGCCAACATTCGGTCACAGAACCTGTTAGTTAAGATGCATTTTTCAAAAGCCGATGAGTTGAAAGGTGACTTGTTCTACTACACGTTGAATAAGGAAGAGTTTATTTTGTAA
- a CDS encoding PhzF family phenazine biosynthesis protein — protein sequence MSVITVYHYDAFSTVPGKGNPAGVVFHADSLSEEAMQQIAHKVGFNETVFVISSEVADVRLRYFTPGHEINLCGHATMASMYGLKTRGLLEDKQSITIETNVGILPIQFQQDGDKINIEMKQDQPRFLPFQGDLEKLANSINLTMDDIDLSTPIVYGTTGTWTLLIPIRKLTSFQQMKPDSSLFPEILVENPKASLHPFTLETRDSDALMHARHFSSPFSGTTEDPVTGTASGVMGAYYLEYMNSEMDQALFVVEQGHEVGRDGKVLVSVVRDGQDMDVRIQGTAVFVEEMKVELDT from the coding sequence ATGAGTGTAATCACTGTATATCATTATGATGCTTTTTCGACGGTTCCTGGTAAAGGTAACCCGGCCGGAGTCGTTTTTCATGCCGATTCGCTCAGTGAGGAAGCGATGCAGCAGATTGCACATAAAGTTGGATTCAATGAAACGGTCTTCGTGATAAGTTCCGAGGTAGCAGATGTTAGATTACGATATTTTACACCTGGTCATGAGATTAATCTGTGTGGGCATGCCACGATGGCATCCATGTATGGGTTAAAGACTAGAGGGCTACTGGAGGATAAGCAGTCGATTACCATTGAGACTAATGTAGGCATATTGCCGATTCAGTTCCAGCAGGATGGCGATAAGATCAACATTGAGATGAAGCAGGATCAGCCCCGTTTCCTGCCATTCCAAGGTGACTTAGAGAAGCTGGCAAATTCGATTAATCTAACCATGGATGATATTGATCTATCCACACCCATCGTCTATGGAACTACGGGTACCTGGACGTTATTGATACCGATTCGTAAACTGACTTCTTTCCAACAAATGAAACCGGATTCTTCTCTATTCCCTGAGATATTAGTTGAAAATCCGAAAGCTTCTTTGCATCCCTTTACGCTGGAAACCCGCGATTCAGATGCTCTAATGCATGCCAGACATTTTTCTTCGCCCTTTTCGGGTACTACGGAAGATCCGGTTACGGGAACAGCATCCGGTGTGATGGGTGCCTATTATTTGGAGTATATGAATTCTGAGATGGATCAGGCTCTTTTTGTTGTGGAGCAAGGACACGAGGTTGGCAGAGATGGGAAAGTTCTTGTCAGTGTGGTCAGAGATGGACAGGACATGGATGTCAGAATACAAGGCACGGCTGTTTTTGTGGAGGAAATGAAAGTGGAGTTAGATACGTAA
- a CDS encoding GNAT family N-acetyltransferase produces the protein MEFAGQKIRITPVTEQDLDFICTLECDASIWSFEEDVETDTEKVRDKYRSHFFTTDEEPYAYDFIIRRLEDPEGEPIGLIQMWSYVGHRKSWELGFALLPNYVGNGYGSEATKLLLEFAFNGLHAHKVIGMCNAQNVRSAALMQHVGMTREAVFKEELWWNNQWTDQYFFSILEKEFSERRGRNSDDQVGLVKWKVGLQ, from the coding sequence ATGGAGTTCGCGGGACAGAAGATAAGAATAACACCTGTCACAGAACAGGACCTCGACTTTATATGCACACTTGAATGTGATGCAAGTATATGGAGCTTTGAAGAGGACGTTGAAACGGATACTGAGAAAGTTCGTGATAAATATCGTAGTCATTTTTTCACTACGGATGAAGAACCGTATGCCTATGATTTCATTATTCGTCGTTTGGAAGATCCCGAGGGAGAACCAATTGGTCTTATCCAGATGTGGAGCTATGTAGGTCATAGAAAAAGCTGGGAACTCGGATTCGCGCTGCTTCCGAATTATGTAGGGAACGGCTACGGCAGTGAGGCTACGAAACTTTTATTAGAATTTGCATTCAACGGGTTACACGCCCATAAAGTTATAGGTATGTGCAATGCTCAGAATGTCCGATCTGCTGCGCTGATGCAGCATGTGGGGATGACACGGGAAGCCGTGTTCAAGGAAGAACTTTGGTGGAACAACCAATGGACGGATCAATATTTCTTCTCCATTTTAGAAAAAGAGTTTAGTGAACGAAGAGGGAGAAATTCCGATGACCAAGTTGGTCTTGTCAAGTGGAAGGTGGGTCTACAATGA